The genomic interval TCAATCTTCAAGACACCATCACCCTTACAGGCTTCACAACGGCCACCCTTGGTATTGAATGAGAAACGTCCCTTAGCATAACCACGTAGCTTCGCTTCATTTGTATTCGCAAATAAGTCACGAATATCATCAAAGACACCTGTATACGTCGCTGGGTTAGAACGTGGTGTACGACCAATTGGACTTTGATCAATGTCAACGATCTTATCAATGTTCTCAACGCCAGTTATTGACTTATACTTACCTGGCTTTTCAGAATTATTGTTTAGTTTTTGTTTCAAAGCACGCTTCAAAATCGTATTCACTAACGTAGACTTTCCAGAACCAGAGACTCCAGTCACAGAAACAAATTCCCCTAATGGGAAATTAACATTGACGTTCTTTAGATTGTTTTCAGCAGCACCCTTCAACACTAGCTTTTCACCAGTTCCCTTACGACGAGACGTTGGGACAGGAATCAACTTCGTTCCGGCCATATATTGTCCGGTCAAAGAATCCGGGTTCGCTTCAATTTCTTGCGGTGTTCCGACTGCCATGATTTGCCCACCATGTGATCCAGCGCCAGGCCCGACATCAATAATGTAGTCCGCGGCTTGCATCGTATCTTCATCGTGTTCAACGACAATTAGGGTATTCCCTAGATCACGCATGGCTTTCAAGGAACCAATCAAACGGTCATTGTCACGTTGGTGCAGTCCGATAGACGGTTCATCCAACACGTACATAACCCCAGAAAGGTTTGAACCAATTTGCGTTGCCAAACGAATACGTTGTGATTCTCCACCTGACAATGTACGGGCAGAACGCGCTAATGTTAGATAATCCAGCCCCACGTTCTTTAGGAACTTCAAACGATCGGTAATTTCCTTAATGATGGGACGTGCAATGGCTTCGTCTTGTTCACCGAAAGTCAAACTTTCCATGAATGTTAGTTCTTCATCAACCGGCCATGACACCAATTCACCAACATTGTGTTCACCAACCTTAACTGACAAAGCAGCTGGGTTTAGACGGTAGCCATGACACGCAGAACATGGCAATTCATCCATGAAGCCACGCATTTGTTCGCGGGTTACATCTGAAGTTGATTCACGGAAACGACGATTAATATTGGTAATGATTCCTTCGAAAGTTGTATCCACATCACGAACACCACCAAAATCATTTTCGTAGTGGAAATGGAATTCCTTATCAGATCCATGCAAGATTTGATCTTGTTGTTCTGCATCTAATTCTTCATATGGGACATCCATGGGGATATCATTTTGCTCCGCGAATTGGCGCAACAATTCTGGGTAGTAGTTAGATGAAATGGGATTCCATGGCGCAATCGCCCCTTCAGCCAATGTCTTGGTTGGATCAGGCACAATTCGATCAACGTCCACTTCCATAGTTTGCCCTAGTCCGTCACAGACTTCACAGGCCCCAATAGGTGAGTTAAATGAGAACAATTGTGGTTCTAACTTCCCAACACCATAGTTCTTCAAGGCGCCTAGGTAATGGTCGGTAAATGTTAATGAATCCCCACCCTTTAGTACATCAA from Weissella ceti carries:
- the uvrA gene encoding excinuclease ABC subunit UvrA; this translates as MSNDLISVHGARAHNLKNVTVDIPKNKFVVVTGLSGSGKSSLAFDTLYAEGQRRYVESLSAYARQFLGQMEKPDVDSIEGLSPAISIDQKTTSKNPRSTVGTVTEINDYYRLLFARVGEPDAPSDGTIVKSSIDQMINEVFERLEEGARMQILAPIIQHKRGSHATTLDRIKQEGFVRVMVDGEMLEVSEDIKLDKNKYHDVAVVVDRIVLKESSRARLFEAFESALRMADGMVTVDVLKGGDSLTFTDHYLGALKNYGVGKLEPQLFSFNSPIGACEVCDGLGQTMEVDVDRIVPDPTKTLAEGAIAPWNPISSNYYPELLRQFAEQNDIPMDVPYEELDAEQQDQILHGSDKEFHFHYENDFGGVRDVDTTFEGIITNINRRFRESTSDVTREQMRGFMDELPCSACHGYRLNPAALSVKVGEHNVGELVSWPVDEELTFMESLTFGEQDEAIARPIIKEITDRLKFLKNVGLDYLTLARSARTLSGGESQRIRLATQIGSNLSGVMYVLDEPSIGLHQRDNDRLIGSLKAMRDLGNTLIVVEHDEDTMQAADYIIDVGPGAGSHGGQIMAVGTPQEIEANPDSLTGQYMAGTKLIPVPTSRRKGTGEKLVLKGAAENNLKNVNVNFPLGEFVSVTGVSGSGKSTLVNTILKRALKQKLNNNSEKPGKYKSITGVENIDKIVDIDQSPIGRTPRSNPATYTGVFDDIRDLFANTNEAKLRGYAKGRFSFNTKGGRCEACKGDGVLKIEMNFLPDVYVACEVCHGTRYNSETLEVKYRGKNISEVLDLTAEEAVEFFASIPKIRRKLQTINDVGLGYVKLGQSATTLSGGEAQRMKLAAELQRRSTGKTFYILDEPTTGLHTDDIARLLEVLQRLVDGGNSVLVIEHNLDVIKTSDWIIDMGPEGGAGGGEVLVTGTPEKVAATPESYTGRYLKEIMARDIARMHK